One genomic segment of Methylocystis sp. SC2 includes these proteins:
- a CDS encoding efflux RND transporter permease subunit: MAGVNLSRWAVQRPTLMLFLMIAISLTGVYSYMRLGRAEDPSFTIKVAVVTASWPGATATEIRDQVADLMEKKLQELPFLDKIDSYTKPGFLAMQVTFKDTTPPKDVPQLFYQLRKKLDDIAPTLPAGVRGPQVNDEYGDVDTVMYAVTGDGADYDVLDKVVQTLRQRLLAVQDVIKVDVYGDQGRRIFVEFSEAKLASLAIQPQAVFDSLAKQNAINDAGVFETSSNRVRVQVTSDLKGADAIAAIPIEANGKVVRLGDIANVYAGFEDPPSFLARFKGRPAIVVGVVMGKGANVLRFGENVGAAVEEIRGKTPVGVDIDQIADQPKVVDEAIGEFTRSFLEALVIVLGVSFVSLGFRTGIVVALSVPLVLAIVFIFMGPLGIDLQRISLGALIIALGLLVDDAIIAVEMMMVKMEQGFNRIKAATFAWDSTAFPMLTGTLVTAAGFLPVGFANSAVGEYTGSMFWVLLVALIASWFVAVMFTPYLGVKLLPDFAKLHPHHDPDEIYRTPFYRWLRAVVTWAVDYRGVVIAGVIGVFALAVFGFFVVPKQFFPYAERMELFLQLRLPEGSSIGASLEAAKQAEALLKDDPDAALYTSYVGQGPPRFWLGLNPQLPNEAYSEIVIVAKDIAARERLKKKLETAIANGALPQARARVDRFYYGPPVGFPVQFRVVGSDPATVRAIAYQVRDVMRGDEGVDDPHLNWNEQTPRVRLVIDQDRARLLGLTPQDVSNRLRLAISGVTIATLRDGIDQVEVVARAIPQERGDLSRIGDMVIYARDGKAVTVSQVAKIVYDHEEPIFWRRNRDMSITVRSGVKDGVQAPDATMRIWPQLAQIRERLPPGYRIEMGGAIEESKKGNASIFAVFPLVGLVMLTIVMFQLQNFTRVALVMMSAPLGVIGASLALNVAHAPFGFVALLGLIALSGMDMRNSIILVDQVRQDLERGEKYREAIIGATIRRVRPVALTALAAILAMIPLSGSAFWGPMALTIMGGLFVATFLTVLFLPALYATWFRRHLGEGLAEAKGARARTLADGLARGAAE; this comes from the coding sequence ATGGCAGGCGTAAACCTTTCGCGCTGGGCCGTTCAACGGCCGACGCTGATGCTGTTTCTGATGATCGCGATCAGTCTGACCGGCGTCTATTCCTACATGCGGCTGGGACGCGCCGAGGATCCGTCATTCACCATCAAGGTCGCCGTCGTCACGGCCTCCTGGCCAGGCGCGACGGCCACCGAGATACGCGACCAGGTCGCCGATCTGATGGAGAAGAAGCTTCAGGAGCTGCCCTTCCTCGACAAGATCGATAGCTACACCAAGCCGGGCTTTCTGGCGATGCAGGTGACCTTCAAGGACACGACTCCGCCAAAGGACGTGCCGCAGCTCTTCTATCAGTTGCGCAAAAAACTCGACGACATCGCGCCGACGCTTCCCGCCGGCGTGCGCGGCCCGCAAGTGAATGACGAATATGGCGACGTCGATACCGTGATGTATGCGGTGACGGGCGACGGCGCCGACTATGACGTCCTCGACAAGGTGGTCCAGACGCTGCGCCAACGGCTGCTCGCGGTGCAGGATGTGATCAAAGTCGACGTCTATGGCGACCAGGGACGCCGCATCTTCGTCGAATTCAGCGAGGCGAAGCTCGCGAGCCTGGCGATCCAGCCTCAGGCGGTCTTCGATTCGCTCGCCAAGCAGAACGCCATCAATGACGCCGGCGTTTTCGAGACGTCGTCGAACCGCGTGCGGGTTCAGGTGACGAGCGATCTTAAGGGCGCCGACGCGATCGCCGCGATTCCGATCGAAGCGAACGGCAAGGTCGTCCGTCTCGGCGACATCGCCAATGTCTACGCCGGCTTCGAAGACCCGCCGAGTTTTCTCGCACGCTTTAAAGGCCGGCCGGCGATCGTCGTCGGCGTCGTCATGGGAAAGGGCGCCAACGTCCTCAGATTTGGCGAGAACGTCGGCGCGGCGGTCGAGGAGATCCGCGGCAAGACGCCGGTCGGCGTCGATATCGATCAGATCGCCGATCAGCCGAAGGTCGTCGACGAAGCGATCGGCGAATTCACCCGCTCCTTCCTCGAGGCTCTGGTGATCGTGCTCGGCGTGAGTTTTGTCTCGCTCGGCTTTCGGACCGGCATCGTCGTCGCGCTCTCCGTGCCTTTGGTGCTCGCCATCGTTTTCATCTTCATGGGGCCGCTCGGCATCGACCTCCAGCGCATCTCGCTTGGCGCGTTGATCATTGCGCTCGGCCTTCTCGTCGATGACGCGATCATCGCCGTCGAGATGATGATGGTGAAGATGGAGCAGGGCTTCAATCGGATCAAAGCCGCGACCTTCGCCTGGGACTCGACGGCCTTTCCGATGCTCACCGGAACGCTTGTCACCGCCGCGGGTTTCCTGCCCGTCGGCTTCGCTAACTCCGCCGTCGGCGAATATACGGGTTCGATGTTCTGGGTGTTGCTCGTTGCGCTGATCGCGTCATGGTTCGTCGCGGTGATGTTCACGCCCTATCTCGGCGTGAAGCTTCTTCCCGATTTCGCCAAGCTGCATCCGCATCACGATCCAGACGAGATCTATCGGACGCCGTTTTATCGCTGGCTCCGCGCCGTCGTCACCTGGGCGGTCGACTATCGCGGCGTTGTGATCGCAGGCGTGATCGGCGTTTTCGCGCTCGCGGTCTTCGGCTTCTTCGTCGTTCCCAAGCAATTCTTCCCCTATGCGGAGCGCATGGAGCTCTTCCTCCAGCTGCGTCTTCCGGAAGGTTCGTCGATCGGCGCTTCGCTCGAGGCCGCGAAACAGGCCGAGGCGCTCCTCAAGGACGATCCGGACGCCGCCCTCTACACGAGCTATGTCGGACAGGGGCCGCCGCGGTTCTGGCTCGGCCTCAATCCGCAGCTCCCGAACGAAGCCTATTCCGAGATCGTCATCGTCGCCAAGGACATCGCGGCGCGCGAGCGCTTGAAGAAGAAGCTGGAGACCGCCATCGCCAACGGCGCTTTGCCGCAGGCGCGCGCGCGCGTCGATCGCTTCTATTACGGACCGCCGGTGGGGTTTCCCGTGCAGTTTCGCGTGGTCGGCTCCGATCCGGCGACCGTCCGCGCCATCGCCTATCAGGTGCGCGACGTGATGCGCGGCGACGAGGGCGTCGACGATCCGCATCTCAACTGGAACGAGCAGACGCCGCGCGTGCGCCTCGTCATCGATCAGGATCGCGCGCGGCTCCTCGGGCTGACGCCGCAGGATGTGTCGAACAGGCTGCGTCTGGCGATTTCCGGCGTGACGATCGCGACGTTGCGCGACGGGATCGATCAGGTGGAAGTGGTCGCGCGCGCCATTCCCCAGGAGCGCGGCGATCTCTCGAGGATCGGCGACATGGTGATCTATGCGCGCGACGGCAAGGCGGTGACGGTCTCGCAGGTCGCGAAGATCGTCTACGACCACGAAGAGCCGATCTTTTGGCGGCGCAATCGCGACATGAGCATCACGGTGCGCTCCGGCGTCAAGGACGGCGTGCAGGCGCCGGATGCCACGATGCGCATCTGGCCGCAGCTTGCCCAGATTCGCGAGCGTCTTCCGCCGGGCTATCGCATCGAGATGGGCGGCGCGATCGAGGAATCCAAAAAAGGCAACGCCTCGATCTTTGCGGTGTTCCCGCTCGTCGGCCTCGTCATGCTGACCATCGTGATGTTCCAGCTGCAGAACTTCACGCGCGTCGCGCTCGTGATGATGAGCGCGCCGCTCGGCGTCATCGGCGCGTCGCTCGCGCTCAATGTCGCTCACGCGCCATTCGGCTTCGTGGCGCTGCTTGGCCTCATCGCGCTTTCGGGCATGGACATGCGCAATTCGATCATTCTCGTCGATCAGGTGCGGCAAGACCTCGAGCGCGGCGAGAAATACCGTGAGGCGATCATCGGCGCGACGATTCGGCGGGTGCGTCCCGTCGCGCTGACGGCGCTCGCGGCGATTCTCGCCATGATTCCCTTGTCGGGCTCCGCCTTCTGGGGGCCGATGGCGCTGACCATCATGGGCGGGCTGTTTGTCGCCACTTTTCTCACCGTTCTGTTCCTGCCGGCGCTTTACGCGACATGGTTCCGCCGTCATCTTGGCGAGGGATTGGCCGAAGCCAAGGGCGCGCGGGCCCGGACTCTGGCCGACGGGCTTGCGAGGGGAGCGGCCGAATGA
- a CDS encoding TetR/AcrR family transcriptional regulator: MSVEASTQNARETEQRARIIATAERLFREIGFQKTTVADIARELRMSPANVYRFFGAKSEINAAVARHLMNEVEQSAQSIAHGPGSAEQRLRALILSNEAMNAERYVADRKLHDMVEAALDENWPIIADHIDRIDAVLEDVIRAGMESGEFADGDAQLAARLVHAACIRYCHPRLMVECADRPTPTSAQMVEFCIAALRAGFRDLNRSATLSR; encoded by the coding sequence ATGAGCGTTGAGGCCAGCACGCAGAACGCGCGCGAGACCGAGCAGCGCGCGAGAATCATCGCCACCGCAGAACGGCTCTTCCGCGAGATCGGCTTCCAAAAGACCACGGTCGCCGACATCGCCCGCGAATTGCGGATGTCGCCGGCCAACGTCTATCGCTTCTTTGGCGCCAAATCGGAAATCAACGCCGCCGTCGCCCGCCATCTGATGAACGAAGTCGAACAGTCGGCGCAGAGCATCGCGCATGGGCCTGGTTCGGCGGAGCAGCGGCTGCGCGCGCTCATCCTGTCCAATGAGGCGATGAACGCCGAGCGCTACGTCGCCGACCGCAAGCTCCACGACATGGTGGAAGCGGCGCTGGATGAGAATTGGCCGATCATCGCGGATCACATCGACCGAATCGACGCCGTGCTCGAGGACGTCATTCGCGCCGGCATGGAGAGCGGCGAATTCGCTGACGGCGATGCGCAGCTCGCGGCGCGGCTGGTGCACGCCGCCTGTATTCGCTACTGCCATCCGCGGCTGATGGTGGAATGCGCCGATCGCCCGACGCCGACGAGCGCGCAAATGGTCGAATTTTGCATCGCAGCGTTGCGCGCCGGCTTTCGCGATCTCAACCGATCGGCGACGTTGTCGCGCTGA